The Aptenodytes patagonicus chromosome 22, bAptPat1.pri.cur, whole genome shotgun sequence genome contains the following window.
GGAAGGAGCCCAGCGCATCCTCAGGGACATGGATGACCTCTCTGCACTCCGCAATGTCTCCTACCACCTCCTCGCTGGCTCCCTGTCACCCCACAAAAGTGAGTGGCTCCGGGACCCTGGACTGAGCAGGGTTCTGCATTTGCACATCTCTTCCATCGCAGCTGCATGTCCCAGCATGGACCTGccccattgctgctgctgccggggtggggaggggtctGCTTCCAACGTTTTTGGGACAGGGGACCTGCTGATACCTGATGACCTCCCCCCTCCCAGCCTTTGCGGCTCTGCCTGGGGAGATGGAGGGGTAGAGGAAGGTTCATGTGCTCCAAGTGTGGTCTGTGCTTCTGCACTTTGGGACTGTGGTGACCACAGAcattttggggtttcttttggtttCCCAGTTCTCTGTGGGAAGGGTGGCTGAGATCCCCTTTCTCCGGGGTTGTTTCCTGCTCTCCAGTCAGGAAGGTGGAGGTGGTGGGGCTGGACCACCGGGAGAACCGCATAGTGTGGGAGATGTGGGTCAAGCTCTTTAACAGGTGCACGAAAAACAATTCACGTGCAACTACCATGGTTGCACTGTGGAGCTTAGGGCAGCCCCACACGAGCCCATGCTGAAACCGGAGGTCCGGTACGTGCACGGTGCTGCACAGACCAGCAGCAAGAGAAGCTGCAGCGAAGCTGAACAAATGCAgccacagctgggctgtggggagggCAGAAGGATGCCTCGTCCCAGTGCGGTTGCATCTCTGCAAGGTTCAGAGTAGGGTAGGGGCATGCTTCCAGGATGTGTAGCCAAGCCACAAAGCCATCCCTGCCCCATAGACTGTCTCTGCACTGTTCCTTCCCCAGGTTTGgcttttttaaaggtgtttttcccaaatatttcttcttcagagGAGCCCCTGACTTCTCGTCCTGTCCTGTCCCTGGCATTTGGGCCAATTTTGGGCACCTCCTGAGACACTGGGGGCTTCAGCTTCAGAAAGGACCTGCCGGCCTTAGACATGGATAAATAGCATTAACCGCGCAGGTTGGCCATGTAGAGCTTTTTGGAGCCCCCTCCTTGTGGCTTGCAGGGAAAAACCTCACTGCGGTGCATCccaggtcacccctcagcctgcTAATGCCTTTCCTTTGCCTTGCAGAATTCTTGACGGTGGGATTGGCGTCGGTGCGGCGGCCGCGTGGCTACTACCTCCCGGCCACACTCCAGTCCCTCTTCAAGCAGTCGAcagaggaggagctgcaggagatggtggtggtggtgcaccTGGCCGACGCGGACCCCATATGGAATGTGCGCGTGGCCACCAACATCGCCCATAAGTTTGCTCACCACATCCTCCTGGGCCGGCTCCTGCTTATCCACACTCCCCACGAGTTTTACCCCACCCTGGAGGGCCTCAAAAGAAACTACAACGACCCAGAGGAGCGGGTGAGGTTCAGGTCCAAGCAGAATGTGGACTATGCCTTCCTCCTCGCCTTCGCCGCCAACCTCTCCTCCTACTACTTGATGATCGAGGATGATGTGTGGTGCGCCAAGTCCTTCTTGACAGCCATCCGCAAGGCACTGGCTTCCCAGGAGGGCTCCTACTGGGCCACCCTTGAGTTCTCCAAGCTGGGCTACATCGGTAAGCTCTACCACTCCAGTGACCTTCCTCGCCTGGctcgcttcctcctcctcttctaccAGGAGATGCCCTGCGACTGGCTGCTGGTCCACTTCCGCCTCCTGCTCACCCAGAAGGATGTCATCCGCTTCAAGCCC
Protein-coding sequences here:
- the LOC143170061 gene encoding alpha-1,6-mannosyl-glycoprotein 4-beta-N-acetylglucosaminyltransferase-like encodes the protein MRCSVKRSLTAALAASFLLLLLLLHGGSRQEQDPLEVELRGLTPDTVLQPEGAQRILRDMDDLSALRNVSYHLLAGSLSPHKKFLTVGLASVRRPRGYYLPATLQSLFKQSTEEELQEMVVVVHLADADPIWNVRVATNIAHKFAHHILLGRLLLIHTPHEFYPTLEGLKRNYNDPEERVRFRSKQNVDYAFLLAFAANLSSYYLMIEDDVWCAKSFLTAIRKALASQEGSYWATLEFSKLGYIGKLYHSSDLPRLARFLLLFYQEMPCDWLLVHFRLLLTQKDVIRFKPSLFQHMGLYSSFQGTVNRLEDDEFQADALDLPDNPPAALFTSMSVFENYEPLKAYSTAEGYFWGKDPAAGSVFSIVFQQPARVTRVRVRTGSDERRGDFLHAGVLELGRRRRADGWDCSAYTTVGTFEKGTFEQRGLERGMPGPVECVRIRVTQDQSEWLIIQSIDIWTTGGT